The following is a genomic window from Synechococcus sp. JA-2-3B'a(2-13).
AGGAGTATCCAGCAGAGCCAGGGCAATCAACAGCTCCGGTTTGGATCCCGCCTCCAGGCCAAAGTGGTAGGCGCGACCGTGCTTCACCACTTCCTCCACCAGGTGGCGCTGCTGGTTCACCTTAACGGGGTAAACCCCCCGATAGACGTTGGGGTAGCCAAAGCGCTGGATGGCCTGCTGAAAGCTCTCGCAAATTTGCCGCATGCGGTCGGCCACGATCTCGGGAAAGCGAATCAACAGAGGCAACTGCAAACCCCGTGCCACCAGATCCATCACCAAGTGGTACAGGTCAATGCCCGGTTCCTGCTGCTGTAGGCCCTGTGGGGTCACCTCCACATGACCGGCGGCGTTGATACGGAAGTAGGGATCCCCCCAACCTGAGATGCGATAGAGCTTTTCGCTGTCTCGCAGTGTCCAGGGAGAACGAGTCAAAGTCGGCATAGTAGTCCCCCAGATACCGAGATGTGAACAGCGCAGGATTTCTGCACAGAATTCACAATATATTGCCCTATTCCAGAATATGTCAAGATTTTTCTGGTGCGGGGGGACTCAGGCCCAAAAACCGCTAAGCCTTGCCAGACAAGGCTTTGGCTTGGGGATCTCTGTGCAACTGCCGCAGAACTCAGCTCGCTTAATCTCTTGTTTGCGCTGTTTTTCTTTGTTTTTCTCTTGAATTCTCCATTTTCCGTCTCTCCTTTCTGAGCTTGGGTCGGATCCCGACTTTTGCTGGGAAGCGTAGCGAGGAATACGGGGATGGTACAGAGGGAAAGACAGCCACCTGGGGAAAGTGGGCCACGCACGGGATCCCAAGAGCTCTCGCCGGCAACCCTTGACAGGGCCCCGCAGGCAAGACAAGGATCGGGGCGGTGACCTCGGAGAACCTGAACCATGGCTCAACTGCCCCGCTTCCGTCGCCGAGAAGTGTTGCTTTCTTTATTGGCCACCGGCGCTACCTTGAGCGCCTGCCAAAGGGGATCCCGTTCTGACCAACCCAGCGGCAGGGATCCCGTTCCTGCCTCCGGCAGCCAGTCCTCCGACAAAGTTTTGCTGATCAACGGAGCCGGGTCCACCTTTCCGGCTCCTCTTTACTTGCGCTGGTTTTCCGATTACCGCCAGGTGGATCCCAAGGTGGAGATCAATTTCCAACCGGTGGGCAGCGCCGCTGGGATCCGGCAATTTATTGACCAGACAGTGGACTTTGCCGCCAGTGATGTGGCCATGACCGATGCCGAGATCGCCGAGGTGAAGCGGGGTGTGGTCATGATCCCGATGACCGCAGGCAGCATTGCCGTAGGCTACAACCTGCCGGGGATCCCTTCTGGACTCAAGCTGTCTCGACCCGTTTTGGTGAAGATCTTTCGCGGCCAAATCGACCAGTGGCGGGATCCGGAGATCCTGGCCCTGAACCCGGAGCTAACCATTCCCGATCTGCCCATCACCGTCTGCTACCGCTCCGATGGCAGCGGCACCACCGATACCTTTACCCGCCACCTGGCGGCCATCGATCCGGCTTGGGCCTCAGAAATCGGTGTTGGCATGTCGCTAGAGTGGCCGGTGGGCATTGGGGTAAAGGGCAACGAGGGCATGAGCGCCCAAATGCTCCTCAGCGAAGGGGTGATCGGCTACGTGGAGTCGGTCTATGCCTGCGAGCTGGATCTGTCGGTGGCAGCTCTGGAGAACCGCCGCGGCGAGTTCATTCTCCCCTCCCCGGAAGCCTCGGCCCTGGCCTTGAGCGAAATTGAGCTGCCGGAAAACCTGCGGGCTTTTGTGCCGGATCCCGCTGGCCCTGGAGCGTATCCCATCGTCACCTACACCTGGATCCTGACCTACCGCCGGTACTCGGATCCCGCCATGGCCGCCGCCCTGCAAGCTGTGCTCCGCTGGGCCCTTGCCGAAGGACAAGCCCTGGCCGAGGAGATGGGCTACCTGCCCCTGGCCGCAACCGTTGTGAACCGCGGCCTGGAGGCGCTGCAGCTTATCCAGAGCTAGCCTGGCAGTAGTCCCCCAAGAGTTGCCAATAGCTGCCAACCCAGGCCATACCCCAAGCGGCACCGAAAGCAAGGCTGCTGCAGGTACGGAGATCCGTAACCGGTCTGCCCTTCAGCCCCGAGAAATGGGCGGCATTCTCGCCCTGGCCTCGCCAACCAGCTGGTTAGGATCGACCCAGGAAGTGACCAAGCATCTGCCGGATTTTCACAGATTGGCTGCCCAAGCTACTTCACACAGGCTGGCGGCGGTAACCGAAGCAATGTACTCAAGAAGAGGAGAATAAGGAGCCGATGGGAAAAGTTGTAGGAATTGACCTGGGCACAACCAACTCGGTTGTCGCCGTAATGGAGGGGGGTGTCCCCACCGTCATCGCCAATGCTGAGGGTACTCGCACCACACCCTCGGTGGTCGCCTTCACCAAAGATGGAGAGCGCCTGGTGGGCCAAATGGCCCGCCGCCAAGCGGTGCTCAACCCCGAAAACACGTTCTACTCCGTTAAGCGGTTCATCGGTCGCAAGTACGATGAGCTGAATGCCGACTCCAAGCGGGTCTCCTACCAGGTGCGGCGGGACGAGCGGGGCAATGTCAAACTGTACGCCCCCCGCCTGAACAAGGAATTTGCGCCGGAAGAGATTTCGGCCATGGTGCTGCGCAAGCTAGCGGATGATGCCAGCCGCTACCTGGGCCAGCCGGTCACCCAAGCGGTGATCACGGTTCCTGCTTACTTTAATGACTCGCAGCGGCAGGCCACCAAAGATGCGGGCCGCATTGCCGGTTTGGAAGTGCTGCGCATCATCAACGAGCCGACAGCAGCCTCTTTGGCCTACGGCTTGGACAAGCGCAACAACGAGACCATCCTCGTCTTCGACCTGGGCGGCGGCACCTTCGACGTGTCCATCCTGGAAGTGGGGGATGGCGTTTTCGAGGTGAAATCCACCAGCGGCGACACGCAGTTGGGGGGCGACGACTTCGACAAGAAGATCGTCGATTGGATGGCCGAGCAGTTCAAGCAAATGGAAGGGATCGACCTGCGGCAAGACCGGCAGGCGCTGCAACGGCTAACGGAAGCCGCGGAAAAAGCCAAGATCGAGCTGTCCAGCGTTTCCGAAACCACCATCAACCTGCCCTTCATCACTGCCACTGCCGATGGGCCCAAACACCTGGAGCTGAAGCTCTCCCGCGCCCAGTTTGAGCACCTCTGTGCCGACCTGCTGGAGCGCTGCAAGGGGCCGGTGGAGCAAGCCCTGCGGGATGCCAAGCTCACCAAGGCCGACATCAACGAAGTGGTGCTGGTGGGGGGATCTACCCGCATTCCGGCGGTGCAGCGGCTGGTGAGGGAGCTGCTGGGAAAAGAACCCAACCAGAGCGTCAACCCCGATGAGGTGGTGGCCGTTGGGGCAGCCATTCAGGCTGGCGTACTGGCGGGCGAAGTCAAAGACGTGCTGTTGCTGGATGTCACCCCCTTGTCCTTGGGGGTGGAAACCCTGGGCGGCGTGGCCACCAAGCTGATCCCGCGCAACACCACCATCCCCACCCGCAAGTCGGAGATCTTCTCCACTGCCGAAGATGGGCAGACCTCTGTGGAAATCCACGTGGTGCAAGGGGAGCGGGAGCTGGCCCGCGACAACAAATCTCTGGGCCGCTTCAAGCTGGACGGGATCCCGCCGGCCCCCCGCGGTGTGCCGCAGATCGAGGTCACCTTCGACATCGACGCCAACGGCATCCTCAAGGTGACGGCCAAAGACAAAGGCAGCGGCAAAGAGCAGAGCATCTCCATCACCGGCGCCTCTACTTTGGATAGCAAAGAGGTGGAGCGCATGATTGCTGAGGCAGAAAAATACGCTGCCGAAGACCGGGCCCGCCGGGAGAAAATTGAGCGCCGCAACAAGGCCGACTCGCTGGCCTACCAAGCCGAGCGGCAGTTGAAGGAGTTGGGCGACAAGATCTCCTCCAGCAAACGCAGCCAAATCGAGACTCTGGTGCGAGAACTGCGGGAGGCCATCCAGCGGGAGGACGACAGCGCCATCCAGAGCAAAGAGCGGGAGCTGCAAGAGGCTCTCTACGCCATGAGCAGCGAGCTGTATCAACAGCCGGGGGCCTCCTCTGGCCCCACTCCCGGCTCAGGGAAAACCTCCGGCGGCAGCGATGATGTGATCGATGCCGACTTCACCGAGAGCAAGTGACTGCTCAGGGATCCCTCCGTGGGCCGCGGGCCCAGGGCGGATCCCGCCCTTACTTGTAGCGCCGATAATGAGGAGGGACGGGATGGGCGATGGCGTCTAGCCCGCCTCCTCATTTTCTTCAGTAGGTCGGAGGGAAGGAGCCCTTGCCGGGGACGCCTAGCCTCGTGGTTTTCTGCCCACTCTCAGCGATTTGCCTGCGGACGCCTCCATGCAAAACTTTAAGGACTACTACAAGATTTTGGGGGTCAGCAAAACGGCCACTGCCGATGAGGTGAAACAAGCCTATCGGCGCCTAGCCCGCAAGTATCACCCAGATGTCAACCCCAACGACAAAGCGGCTGAAGAGAAATTCAAAGACATTAACGAAGCCTACGAAGTTCTCTCGGATCCCAGCAAGCGCAGGCAATACGACCAATTTGGCCAATACTATCAGCAGGGCGGGTTTCGCTCCAGCCGCGATGCCTACACCTACAGCAGCAGCCCCTTCAGCCAAGACTTTGGGGGGAGCGGATTTGGGGGGAGTGGCGTCGATTTCAGCCAATTTGATGATTTTCAAGACTTCATCGATCAACTGCTGGGCCGGGTGCGCAGCCAAACCGCAGACCGCAGCAGCGGATTTTCGGGATCCACTGGCAACACCAGTTACGATGCTGAGGCCACCATCCAGATCAGCATTCCAGAAGCTTTTGAGGGGGGCAAGCGTCGCCTGCGGGTGGGCGGGGATCGCGTGCTCGAGGTAAACATCCCGCCGGGAATTACGCCAGGGAAGCGGATTCGCCTGCGCGGCCAAGGCCACCCCAACCCCAACGGCGGTGCCGGTGATCTGTACCTTAAAATTGAGCTGAAAGACCACCCCTTCTATCGCCTAGAGGGATTCGACGTTTACTGCGATCTGCCCATCAGCCCCAGCGAAGCGGTTTTGGGCGCCCAGGTGGAAGTGCCCACCTTGGATGGGGTGGTGAAGCTGCGGATCCCACCTGGCATGCAGCCGGGGCGAAAGTTGCGGCTGGCGGAAAGGGGATTTCCCAAAGGCAACGGAGAACGGGGGGATTTTTACGTGGTGGTGCAGATCCATTTGCCCACCCAGATCTCCGAAGAAGAGCGAGAACTTTACGAAAAGCTGCAGCGGGTTCAATCCTACGATCCCCGCGCCACCCTTAAGCTCTAGCATTGATATTCTCCGATATTCTCCCACGGCCAAAGCCTCAAGATTCTTGACAAGCGCTCCGCGCCGCCTGAAAGCAGGAAGCCGCCCTTCTAGCTTGCTTCCAGTAGCGGTAGGGCGGGGCTGGAGGCCCAGCCTTGGGGTCAAGATGGGGTCCTGCTGGAATCTGGTTGCGTCGGCGGGACGGGAGCTGCATTTGCTTCCAGAGGTTCCTGACGAGAGCATCCCTGGCTCCATTGCAGTTGCCGCAGGATCCCGCGCAACAAGGCCACCTCGGCTACGGTCAGGCCGGCTCGCTGGAACAGGGCGCGAAACTTGAGCATTTTGCGGCGGGCTGTGTGGGGGTGCAGGTAGCCAATTTGCAGCAACAGCGCTTCTAAGTGGTCGAAAAATCCCTCCAGCAGCTCGAAGGGGGCAAGCCTTTGCGGTGAGGGCATAGGAGGAGCAGGGGAAGGGCTCTGGCAGACGAGGGTGTACAGCTCATAGCAACAAATGGCCACGGCTTGGGCCAAGTTTAAAGAGGGATAGGTCGCATCGGTGGGGATCTGGATCTGGCGATGGCAAAGGGCCAGCTCCTCGTTGCTCAAGCCGCGATCTTCGGGGCCAAACACGAGGGCGGCAGGGCCGGCGGCCAGCAGAGCGGGAAAGGCTTGGCGGGGGGACTGAATTTGCCATTCGGGTGGGTAGGTTTGGCTGCGCCCCGTTGTCCCGAAAACCTGCACACACCCTTGCAGGGCTTCGGGCAAAGTTTGCACCTTCCGGGCTTGATGGAGCAGGTCTGCCCCATGCACGGCTGTGGTGATCGCTTCTATATCGAGGGGATCGCATTGGGGATCCACCAGCACCCACTGCCTGAAGCCCATGTTTTTCATCACGCGGGCAATGGCGCCGAGGTTGCGCGGCCCAGCCGGCTGCACCAATACAAGCCGTACCTGCGCCAGTTGTTCAGGGCCAGAGTGGGGTAATATCGGCATCAGGTTGGGATCCCCCAGAGTGCCTAGAGTAGAGAAGAGGAGCTTGATTCTGTCATAGATTGCATCCATGGGATCCGCATACCGTTGTTGGCTGAGCTTGATTTGTCTGGTGTTGGTGGGATGCTGCTGGGGATCCCCGGCGCTGGCTGCCCCTTCATCGCTGGCAGGGCCGGCTCAGGTATCGCCCCAGCTCGTTCGCGATAGCGACTCAGAGCGGTTTTCTCTGGCCGAGGCGCGGCAGCGGCTGGAAGCCATTGCCGAGGTCATGCGCTCGATTCGCCTGTGCAACCGGCCCAACTGCCGCTACCGAGATATCGCTGTGGACGTGTGGCCTGTGGACATATCCATCCCCAATGGTGGTGCCGAGCCGTTCTACGAGGGCAGCATCGACGCCATGATCGACCGTCCTTCCGGCAGCTTGGATAAAGCCCACTACCGGCTGCAGTTTCGCCAGGGGCGCTGGCAGTTGCTGGGGGGCGAAGAGATGTCCGATGTCTCTTCCTTTTTCTTTGAGGGAGATACCTACGAGGTGTTCAGCGCCTATGGCACCCGCAGCCACAAAGCCAAGTTGGCAGATGCCAGCAGCAACCTGCGCGTGGGCTATCGGGAGCTGTATTACCGCGTTTTCGACCAGGGCCAAGAGCGTTTGCACTAGCGCTGCGGAGCACGATGAGAGGCCGGCAACACACCTTAGCCAGCTCTATTGCCCTAGAAGGCGTTGGCCTGCACACCGGCCTGCCAATTGGCTGCAGTCTGCATCCAGCTCCTGCCGGCAGCGGTCGGGTGTTTGTGCGGGTGGATCAACCGGGATCCCCTGAGATCCCGGCTCGGTTGGGATCCCTGGCCCCTGCCCATCTCTGCACCCTGTTGCAGCAGGGATCCCCCTCTGTTCAAGTGCAGACGGTGGAACACCTGCTGGCCGCCCTTTACATCCTGGGCATTGACAACTGCCGCATCGAGGTGGAGGGGCCGGAGCTGCCGATTCTGGATGGCTCTGCCCTGCCCTTTGTAGAGGCCATTGCCCAGGCCGGGATCCAGGCCCAAGATCAGCCAGCCCTGCTGGGGGTGATCCAAGAACCGGTCACTGTCTGGGCGGGGGAAGCCTTTGTCAGCGCCCTCCCCCATCCTACAGCCCGCTTTACCTATGGCATCGATTTTGCCGATTGCCCGATTGGAGAACAGTGGCTGAGCTGGAGGGAGAACAGGCCGGATTTTGTCCAGTCCATTGCGCCGGCCCGCACCTTCGCCCGCCAGCAGGATGTGGAGCTGGCCCGGGAACGGGGGCTAATCCAGGGGGGCAGCCTGGAAAATGCCATTGTCTGTAGCCAAACCGAGTGGTTGGGGCCATTGCGCTACCCAGATGAGCCGGTGCGCCATAAGCTGATAGATTTACTAGGAGATCTCAGCCTCCTGGGCTGCCGACTGCAGGGGCACATTGTGGCCTACAAGGCGGGCCATGCCCTGCACCACCGTTTGGCCGAGCAGTTGCTCAAGAGTGGATCCCTGCTGATCCATGAAGAGTGAGGGGGAGCAAGGGATCCGGTTGCGCAGCAACAACCCTGCCATCCTCAGTTGCGAGAGCGGTGCGGAGCACTTGTCTTCAAGGGGATCCCCAGGGTGGGATCCGCTTCATTCCCCTCCTTTCCGCAGCTCCCTGGGTGCTCTTTTGGCTGAGTTCTGGCCTGCCGTCCTCCCCGTCCGGGATTTGGTTTTGTCCTCTGCCTCTGTGGGTTCACCATGTCCTCTGATGTCTCTCCTCCTCCCCTTCTCTCGGCTGAGGCAGCCGCTCAATTGGCAACCGCTCCCCCCGTCTTCACAACGGAGCAGATTTTGGAGATCTTGCCCCATCGCTATCCTTTCTTGCTGGTGGATCGGGTTGTGGAGTATCAACCGGGGCAACGGGCGGTGGGCCTGAAAAACGTCACCTTCAACGAGCCTTTTTTTCAAGGGCATTTCCCCAACCGACCCATCATGCCCGGCGTCCTAATCGTCGAGGCCATGGCCCAGATAGGGGGGATCGTGTTGACCAAGTTGCCGGACGTGGCCGGGCGTTTGGCCCTGTTTGCCGGGATCGATGGCGTTCGCTTTCGCCGCCCGGTACTGCCGGGGGATCAACTGCTGCTCTCCGCCGATTTGCTCACCATTCGCCAGAGGCGCATTGGCAAGATGTTCTGCCGCGCTCAGGTGGGAGGGCAACTGGTAACCGAGGGGGAGCTGATGTTCTCCCTGGTGGATTGATGGGCCAACAGCGGCCATCCAGGAGGCGCTCCGGTGTGGGTGTTCTCGCAATTGAGATAAAGTGTTGGGATAGAAAGATGGCTCAGGGGCTGCTTGCGCCTTTCTGTCGGGATACGGTAAACATGTTGTCGCGACAGTGGGGCGTAGCTCTAAGGCTCATCTCCCCTGGAGTCAAGTCTTGGTGATCCTTCGCGGGGTTGGGAGCGTAACCACAGTTGCTGGCTAGGTCGGAAATGAGTTCGTTCGCTTCAGCGGGATCCACTCCCAACATCTCTGCAAGTGCGCCGCACCGCTCACGGGAGCGGATTCATCCCACTGCGGTGATCCATCCGAAAGCTGAGCTGCACGAAACGGTGCAGGTTGGCCCCTATGCGGTGATCGGCGAGCATGTTCGCATTGCTGCCCATACGGTGGTGGGGGCCCATGTGGTGATCGATGGCTGGACGGAAATCGGCGAGGGCAACCACATTTTTCCGGGAGCAGTTGTGGGCACCGAGCCTCAGGATCTGAAGTACAGCGGCGCCCCCTCTCAAGTGGTAATCGGCAGAGGCAATCGCATCCGCGAGTTCGTCACCATCAACCGGGCTACCAATGAAGGGGAAGCCACCCTGATTGGAGATTACAACCTGCTGATGGCCTACACCCATGTCGCCCACAACTGCGTCATCGAAAATCAGGTGGTGATTACCAATGCTGTTTCCTTGGCCGGCCATATCCACATCGAGTCTCAAGCCCGCATCGGCGGCATGGTCGGGATCCACCAGTTCACCCGCATTGGGCGCTTGGCCATGGTGGGGGCGATGAGCCGGGTTGACCGCGACGTTCCCCCCTACATGTTGGTGGAAGGACATCCGGCTCGCATCCGCGGTCTGAACTTGGTGGGGCTGCGGCGAGCCCAAGGGATGGAGGGATCCCTGCCCTTGCTGCGGCAGGTCTACCGATTTTTGTACCGCTCAGGGTTGCCTTTGGAAAAAGCGCTGCAAACGCTGCGCAGCAGCCTGTGTGTCGTTTGTAACAGCGGTGCGGAGGGAGAGCGCCATGTCCTTTCCCTACAGGGGAAAGAGTGGGTGGACGAGACGGGATCCCTGCAACATCTGCTGCAATTTTTGGAAGACTCCCTCTCCCAGCCCCAACGACGTGGCCCTCTGCCGGCCCTGCGCGGGAGGGGGGAAGATTCCTTATCGACAGCGATGCAGAGCACTTCAGAGCTGGATGACTAAAGATTGGGGTCGGGAGCGTAGCTCTGGTGAGCCACCTGTTCATCTGCACGGGCGAGGTCTCAGGGGATCTGCAGGCCGGCCATCTGATTGAAGAATTGCTGCGCCAGCGCCCTCAACTGCGCATCACAGCGGTCGGGGGAGAGCGCATGGCTGCTGCCGGGGCCCGTTTATTGCACCGCACTACCGAGATCAGCTCCGTTGGCATTTTAGAGGCTCTTCCCTTTATCGGCCCCGCCCTCTGGACGGAATGGAAGATTCGCCGCTTTTTGGCCCAAGACCCGCCAGATGTGGCTGTGCTGGTGGACTACATCGGCGTCAACAGCCGCATTGCCCGTCTGCTGCAACGGCGGCAGATCCCTGCTGTCTATTACATTGCCCCCCAAGAGTGGGTGTGGTCGCAGGACGCCCGCCTCACCTACCAACTGGCCCAGCAGATGCGGCTGATGTTGGCAATTTTCCCTGAGGAAGCCCGCTACTACGCGGCGGCAGGAGCCCATGTCCAGTATGTGGGCCATCCCCTGTTGGATATTTTGGCCGCTGTGCCCAGCCGTGCTGCCGCCAGAGCCCAGTTGGGGATCCCTGCCGAAGCCACGGTGGTGGTGGTGGTGCCGGCTTCGCGTCGGCAAGAGCTGCGCTCGGTTCTGCCTGTCTTGCTCAAGGCGGCTCAGTTGTTGCAAGCTCACCTGCCTCAGGCACAGTTTTGGGTGCCCCTGGCCTCGCCCCGTTTTGCTGCCCCGATTGCGCGGGCTGCCCGCCGCCTTGGGCTCAACCTCACCCTTTTGGATCCCCAAGCTCTGCCCTTCTTCTCCCCCCACAAAGCTCATCACCTCGCCTTGGCAGCGGCTGATTTGGTGTTGGCCAAGTCGGGCACGGTGAACTTGGAGACGGCCATCTTGGGGATCCCCCAGGTGGTGATCTATCGCCTCAACCCCCTCACCTTCTGGATCGCCCGCCATTGGCTGAGGGTGTCGGTGCCCTTCATGTCTCCGCCCAACCTGGTGCAGATGCGCCCCATTGTCCCGGAGTTGCTGCAGGAGCAGGCCCAGCCAGAGAAGATTGCCCAACTGGCGCTGGAGTTGCTAACTCGGCCCGAACGCAAAGCCCAACTGCAAGCCGACTACGCCGCGATGCGGGCAGCCCTGGGAGAACCCGGCGTTCTGGCTCGCGCTGCCAAGGCCATCCTAGAGGTGTTGGATGGCGCAGCCGGCCCCCAGCGGCATCCCTTTTGCCGCTAGCTCCGGTGACCCAGGGCCCGGGGCACCGCCCGTCCTCCCGCCAGGGCTGCCGTTGAATCTTCCTCTTCCAGATACTCAGCATCTTGGTTGACGCGCCACCCATCGTAGCGCCGTTCCCCCGCCACAATGTTGCGAGCGGCCAAAAGGCCCGTCATCATGGCGTGATCCTGGTTATTGTAGCGGTGCATGCCGTTGCGGCCTGCCACCTGCAAATTGGGCAGTGCTTCTTCCAAAAAGGTTCGAATGGTCTGGATGTGAGCTTGATAGCCGTGATTGTAAACTGGGTAGGCTTTTGGGGCGCGAATGACTGTGCCGCCCAAAACCTTTGCCCTCCCCAGCAGGCCCAACCGCTGCAATTCCAGCGTTGCCAAGGCCATCAAATCCCCATCGGTTTGTCCCCAAAAGGGATCCGTCGCTGAGCAAAAATACTCCAAACCCAAGCAGGTGACCGAGGGATCCGGAACCATGTCCGCGCTCCAATTCTTGAAGTTTTGGATACGCCCCACCCGCACCGAGGGATCGTGAATATAGATCCAGTGATCTGGAAATAGGTTGGGCTCATCCACCAGCAAAGCCACCGTCAAAAAATCCCGATACCGCAGTTGTTCGGCGGCCTCTCGCACCGGCTCCGGTGCTGCAGGTACCAAAGCCCGCACCAGAGAGCGCAGCGGCATGGTGGAAATGAACTGCTCGCCGGTCACCCAAAAGGTCTCTCCCCCTTGAGAACAGGCTTGTACAGCTTGAACTCCGGCCCGGTTCCAGTGGATTGCCGTAACCTTGCGATCCAGTTGTACCGGCTGCCCGGCTTCTGCCAGCAAGGTTTGAACGCGCTCCCACATCTGGCCTGGCCCTAGGCGAGGATAGCGAAAGCGATCGATCAGGGTTTTGATCACCCCCTCTCGGTTGGGGAAAAAGGTTTTACGGATCAAAGAAGCCATCGACAGACCCTTGATCCGCTGGGCTGCCCAGTCGGCGCTGATCTCGTGACAAGGGATCCCCCACACTTTCTCGGTGTAGGTCTTAAAAAAAGTGCGATACAGCCGTTCCCCAAATTGGTTAATGACCCAATCTTCAAAAGATACAGGATTGGGCCTGGGAAAGAGGCGCGCCTTTAGGTAACTGAGCAGACAGAGGGTGGTAAACCCTGGCCCCAGTTTGGCAAAAACATCCGTAGGTCGAATTGGATAATCAAAGAAAACACCTCGGTAAAAAATGTGGGAAAGCCGACGGCAAACCTGCATTTCCGAGCCCAAAATCTCCGTCCACAGAGCCTCAATTTCCGCCGACTTGGAGAAAAAGCGGTGTCCACCGATATCAAAGCGATAGCCTTGGTAGGTTACAGTGCGGGATAGCCCCCCTACCTGCACCGGATCCGCTTCCAAAACCGTTACCGGGTAGCCCTGCTTGTTCAG
Proteins encoded in this region:
- a CDS encoding NAD(P)/FAD-dependent oxidoreductase, translating into MQSTVVIGAGPAGLSAAYELNKQGYPVTVLEADPVQVGGLSRTVTYQGYRFDIGGHRFFSKSAEIEALWTEILGSEMQVCRRLSHIFYRGVFFDYPIRPTDVFAKLGPGFTTLCLLSYLKARLFPRPNPVSFEDWVINQFGERLYRTFFKTYTEKVWGIPCHEISADWAAQRIKGLSMASLIRKTFFPNREGVIKTLIDRFRYPRLGPGQMWERVQTLLAEAGQPVQLDRKVTAIHWNRAGVQAVQACSQGGETFWVTGEQFISTMPLRSLVRALVPAAPEPVREAAEQLRYRDFLTVALLVDEPNLFPDHWIYIHDPSVRVGRIQNFKNWSADMVPDPSVTCLGLEYFCSATDPFWGQTDGDLMALATLELQRLGLLGRAKVLGGTVIRAPKAYPVYNHGYQAHIQTIRTFLEEALPNLQVAGRNGMHRYNNQDHAMMTGLLAARNIVAGERRYDGWRVNQDAEYLEEEDSTAALAGGRAVPRALGHRS